The proteins below are encoded in one region of Parafrankia discariae:
- a CDS encoding phosphotransferase family protein, giving the protein MDTRDLPGAGLPVQVRLLSGGRQNEIFEVSRGDFRAALRKPPVAAPADRDAGILREWRIIEALTGTDVPVADGIAACADPSVIGRPFYLMDVVDGWSVMNTPGWWAPPFDTDLEARGGLAHELIDGIVRMGALDWRARGLGDLGRPDGYHDRQVARWTRFYERIRAREIPGLDEATRWLACHRPLDFVPGVMHGDYQFPNVMFRHGAPARLAAILDWEMGTVGDPKLDVAWALHSWPEDPTGPSDNEYLVGMPPRSKLLAFYAERSGRQVDDFDYYLVLAKWKLAIVLEQGYQRANGDPKLKDFGGYVVRYMKEAAETAASSDYPAVR; this is encoded by the coding sequence ATGGACACCCGGGACCTGCCCGGCGCGGGCCTGCCCGTCCAGGTGCGGCTGCTCTCCGGGGGCCGGCAGAACGAGATCTTCGAGGTCAGCCGGGGCGACTTCCGCGCCGCGCTGCGCAAGCCGCCCGTCGCCGCGCCGGCCGACCGTGACGCCGGGATCCTGCGCGAGTGGCGGATCATCGAGGCGCTGACCGGGACCGACGTGCCCGTCGCCGACGGCATCGCCGCCTGCGCGGACCCGAGCGTGATCGGCCGTCCCTTCTACCTGATGGACGTGGTCGACGGCTGGTCGGTGATGAACACACCGGGCTGGTGGGCGCCGCCGTTCGACACCGACCTCGAGGCACGCGGCGGTCTGGCCCACGAGCTCATCGACGGCATCGTGCGGATGGGCGCCCTCGACTGGCGGGCCCGCGGCCTGGGCGACCTCGGCCGTCCCGACGGCTACCACGACCGGCAGGTCGCGCGGTGGACCCGCTTCTACGAGCGGATCCGGGCTCGGGAGATCCCCGGGCTCGACGAGGCGACCCGGTGGCTGGCGTGCCACCGGCCGCTCGACTTCGTCCCCGGGGTCATGCACGGTGACTACCAGTTCCCGAACGTGATGTTCCGGCATGGCGCGCCGGCCCGGCTGGCGGCCATCCTCGACTGGGAGATGGGCACCGTCGGCGACCCGAAGCTGGACGTCGCCTGGGCGCTGCACAGCTGGCCGGAGGACCCGACCGGTCCCTCGGACAACGAGTACCTCGTCGGCATGCCGCCGCGCTCGAAGCTCCTCGCGTTCTACGCGGAACGTTCCGGCCGGCAGGTGGACGACTTCGACTACTACCTGGTGCTGGCAAAATGGAAGCTGGCGATCGTCCTGGAGCAGGGCTACCAGCGGGCGAACGGTGACCCGAAA